Proteins from a single region of Ignavibacteria bacterium:
- a CDS encoding DUF262 domain-containing protein, whose product MLSISDKQESLDTLLANSHYNVPLYQREYSWEIDEVSELYHDIYEANDDGHHLGTLLLSEKNDKEKVYEIIDGQQRLITLFLLLGNIRKLLAESNEITINLDKILFNYPHTVKNVTITNLEPRLVANQRDKELFKSLVKGESNQNYDKRRKSYKCLVSANKFLERELKQLKEKRGPEALSDLEDMILQKVYFIRMTGQDDSDKILLFKTLNARGLELSKSDLIKNEICHKLERENKIEKIDETIDKWDSMRQKLEEVNANIDSFFFHHINSLETALDIRKKLEEKKGNSVKTVDFFSPPLPEKYLFGAYEYKIKTTTVDKLLKELDNSANIYSHFIDPDDEEKHLKNLRALGAVRCYPLLLHSQRVLSKKEFKKLCEAIEILTFRHSNICKIDAKELESEYYRIAIELKSDKDIIKAIERIKKQSVLKNVEPFQSSFKIASPKVSISKYILCRIHNEDQEEIDWDNKEIHAEHIMPVSPDGEWEILFEKDSTSYMEYLNRIGNITILKGKRNREASNKNYIEKCKQYVKSIPITKEIPSKWKEWNYESIKNRQLELWKEVEKIWNTNRI is encoded by the coding sequence ATGTTATCAATTTCAGACAAACAAGAATCATTAGATACACTATTAGCAAATTCTCATTATAATGTTCCTCTATACCAAAGAGAATATTCTTGGGAAATAGATGAAGTTTCCGAATTATACCACGATATATATGAAGCAAACGATGATGGTCATCATTTAGGCACACTCTTACTTTCAGAAAAAAATGATAAAGAAAAAGTTTATGAAATAATTGATGGACAACAAAGATTAATAACATTGTTTCTACTGCTTGGAAATATTAGAAAACTTCTTGCAGAATCGAACGAAATAACAATAAACCTCGACAAAATTTTATTCAATTATCCTCATACTGTAAAAAATGTAACGATTACAAACCTTGAGCCGAGACTCGTTGCAAACCAAAGAGATAAAGAACTTTTTAAATCCCTCGTAAAAGGTGAAAGCAATCAGAATTATGACAAGAGAAGAAAATCTTATAAATGCTTGGTATCAGCGAACAAATTTTTAGAAAGGGAATTAAAACAATTAAAGGAAAAACGTGGACCTGAAGCATTGTCTGATCTTGAGGATATGATTTTGCAAAAAGTATATTTTATCAGAATGACTGGTCAAGACGATTCCGACAAAATTTTGCTTTTTAAAACGCTTAATGCAAGAGGTTTAGAATTGTCTAAGTCAGATCTAATAAAGAATGAAATTTGTCATAAGCTCGAACGTGAAAATAAAATAGAGAAGATTGATGAAACAATTGATAAATGGGATTCAATGCGACAAAAACTTGAAGAAGTAAACGCGAACATTGACAGTTTTTTCTTTCATCATATAAATTCGTTAGAAACCGCATTAGACATTAGAAAAAAGTTAGAAGAGAAAAAGGGAAACAGTGTTAAGACTGTTGATTTTTTCTCGCCACCACTTCCAGAAAAATACCTTTTCGGAGCATATGAATACAAAATAAAAACTACGACCGTAGATAAACTCCTAAAAGAATTAGATAATTCTGCAAATATATACTCACACTTTATTGATCCAGATGATGAAGAAAAGCACTTGAAGAATCTAAGAGCACTTGGTGCGGTAAGATGTTATCCCTTATTGCTTCATTCACAAAGAGTTCTGAGTAAAAAAGAGTTTAAAAAATTATGTGAGGCAATAGAAATATTGACTTTTCGACATAGCAATATTTGCAAAATTGATGCAAAAGAATTAGAGTCAGAGTACTATAGGATCGCAATAGAGTTAAAGAGCGATAAAGACATTATTAAGGCAATAGAAAGAATAAAGAAGCAAAGTGTATTGAAAAACGTAGAACCATTCCAAAGTTCATTTAAAATCGCTTCACCTAAAGTAAGTATATCTAAATATATATTATGTAGAATCCATAACGAAGACCAAGAAGAAATAGATTGGGATAATAAAGAGATACATGCCGAACATATTATGCCGGTTAGTCCTGATGGAGAGTGGGAAATTTTATTTGAAAAGGACAGTACTTCGTATATGGAGTATTTAAATAGAATCGGGAATATTACAATTTTAAAAGGTAAGCGGAATAGAGAAGCGTCCAATAAAAACTACATCGAAAAATGTAAGCAATATGTAAAGTCAATTCCCATTACCAAAGAAATTCCTTCCAAGTGGAAAGAATGGAATTACGAAAGTATCAAGAATAGACAACTGGAACTCTGGAAAGAGGTTGAAAAAATTTGGAATACAAACAGGATTTAA